A single region of the Salvia miltiorrhiza cultivar Shanhuang (shh) chromosome 8, IMPLAD_Smil_shh, whole genome shotgun sequence genome encodes:
- the LOC130997369 gene encoding rhodanese-like domain-containing protein 4, chloroplastic isoform X2: MEALNAVGVKPLPILAKQTDPNKYPTLSPVKIQSFPSCATSNRAISTSGALNGGLALLSSFLSPNLAEALTYDEALRQSDFDVGGALDGLIRFAAENPIIAGGGAAVVAVPVAVAWLLLGKAKPWGVESAKTAYAKLGDDANAQLLDIRSTAEIKQAGSPNIRGLKKKPVVVSYNADDKLGFLKKLNLKFKEPENTTLFVLDKFDGSSELVAELVTSNGFKAAYAIRDGAEGSRGWVNSGLPWIPPTTIFDINNVIDTLGEGVPVALGIAAAAAGLGLLAFTEAETILQVLGSAAVVQFVSKKLLFAEDRKKTIKQFEELLNTKVAPKELVDDIQQIGKAILPELSERSVPVAAEATDVPRPLSPYPNYPDYRPPSSPTPSQP; the protein is encoded by the exons ATGGAAGCCCTCAACGCAGTTGGAGTCAAACCGCTCCCAATTCTCGCCAAACAAACCGACCCCAACAAATATCCCACCCTTTCTCCCGTCAAAATTCAATCTTTTCCCAGCTGCGCCACCTCGAATCGCGCAATCTCCACTTCAGGAGCTCTCAACGGCGGTTTAGCGCTGCTGTCTTCGTTTCTGAGCCCTAATTTAGCTGAAGCGTTGACATACGACGAAGCCCTGCGGCAGTCCGATTTCGACGTCGGTGGAGCTCTCGACGGCTTGATCCGCTTCGCGGCCGAGAATCCCATAATCGCGGGCGGTGGGGCGGCGGTTGTGGCGGTGCCGGTGGCGGTTGCTTGGCTGCTGCTCGGAAAGGCGAAGCCGTGGGGAGTGGAGAGCGCGAAAACAGCCTATGCGAAATTGGGGGACGATGCGAATGCTCAGTTGCTTGATATAAGATCAACGGCGGAGATTAAGCAGGCGGGAAGCCCCAATATCCGAGGCCTGAAGAAGAAGCCGGTGGTAGTTTCTTACAACGCCGATGACAAGCTAGGGTTCTTGAAGAAGTTGAATTTGAAGTTTAAGGAGCCAGAAAATACCACATTGTTCGTATTGGACAA ATTTGACGGGAGCTCTGAGCTTGTGGCGGAGCTGGTAACATCTAACGGCTTCAAAGCTGCATATGCAATAAGAGATGGTGCAGAAGGGTCAAGAGGATGGGTG AATAGCGGCCTTCCTTGGATACCTCCGACGACAATATTTGATATCAATAATGTGATTGATACTTTGGGG gagGGTGTGCCTGTGGCCCTCGgcattgctgctgctgctgctggtctTGGATTATTGGCTTTTACAGAG GCTGAAACCATTCTCCAAGTTTTAGGTTCAGCAGCTGTTGTGCAGTTTGTGAGCAAGAAACTCCTATTTGCAGAG GATagaaagaaaaccatcaaacaATTTGAAGAGCTGCTAAACACCAAGGTTGCTCCAAAGGAGCTGGTGGACGATATCCAG CAAATCGGGAAGGCGATTCTACCTGAACTTAGTGAACGCAGCGTGCCTGTCGCTGCAGAGGCTACCGACGTTCCAAGGCCGCTTTCGCCATACCCTAAT TATCCTGATTATAGACCTCCATCGTCGCCCACGCCGTCGCAACCCTAA
- the LOC130997369 gene encoding rhodanese-like domain-containing protein 4, chloroplastic isoform X1: MEALNAVGVKPLPILAKQTDPNKYPTLSPVKIQSFPSCATSNRAISTSGALNGGLALLSSFLSPNLAEALTYDEALRQSDFDVGGALDGLIRFAAENPIIAGGGAAVVAVPVAVAWLLLGKAKPWGVESAKTAYAKLGDDANAQLLDIRSTAEIKQAGSPNIRGLKKKPVVVSYNADDKLGFLKKLNLKFKEPENTTLFVLDKFDGSSELVAELVTSNGFKAAYAIRDGAEGSRGWVNSGLPWIPPTTIFDINNVIDTLGEGVPVALGIAAAAAGLGLLAFTEAETILQVLGSAAVVQFVSKKLLFAEDRKKTIKQFEELLNTKVAPKELVDDIQQIGKAILPELSERSVPVAAEATDVPRPLSPYPNVSFCFHKYFCMVSFIHTRHVCCFLFVIVVS, from the exons ATGGAAGCCCTCAACGCAGTTGGAGTCAAACCGCTCCCAATTCTCGCCAAACAAACCGACCCCAACAAATATCCCACCCTTTCTCCCGTCAAAATTCAATCTTTTCCCAGCTGCGCCACCTCGAATCGCGCAATCTCCACTTCAGGAGCTCTCAACGGCGGTTTAGCGCTGCTGTCTTCGTTTCTGAGCCCTAATTTAGCTGAAGCGTTGACATACGACGAAGCCCTGCGGCAGTCCGATTTCGACGTCGGTGGAGCTCTCGACGGCTTGATCCGCTTCGCGGCCGAGAATCCCATAATCGCGGGCGGTGGGGCGGCGGTTGTGGCGGTGCCGGTGGCGGTTGCTTGGCTGCTGCTCGGAAAGGCGAAGCCGTGGGGAGTGGAGAGCGCGAAAACAGCCTATGCGAAATTGGGGGACGATGCGAATGCTCAGTTGCTTGATATAAGATCAACGGCGGAGATTAAGCAGGCGGGAAGCCCCAATATCCGAGGCCTGAAGAAGAAGCCGGTGGTAGTTTCTTACAACGCCGATGACAAGCTAGGGTTCTTGAAGAAGTTGAATTTGAAGTTTAAGGAGCCAGAAAATACCACATTGTTCGTATTGGACAA ATTTGACGGGAGCTCTGAGCTTGTGGCGGAGCTGGTAACATCTAACGGCTTCAAAGCTGCATATGCAATAAGAGATGGTGCAGAAGGGTCAAGAGGATGGGTG AATAGCGGCCTTCCTTGGATACCTCCGACGACAATATTTGATATCAATAATGTGATTGATACTTTGGGG gagGGTGTGCCTGTGGCCCTCGgcattgctgctgctgctgctggtctTGGATTATTGGCTTTTACAGAG GCTGAAACCATTCTCCAAGTTTTAGGTTCAGCAGCTGTTGTGCAGTTTGTGAGCAAGAAACTCCTATTTGCAGAG GATagaaagaaaaccatcaaacaATTTGAAGAGCTGCTAAACACCAAGGTTGCTCCAAAGGAGCTGGTGGACGATATCCAG CAAATCGGGAAGGCGATTCTACCTGAACTTAGTGAACGCAGCGTGCCTGTCGCTGCAGAGGCTACCGACGTTCCAAGGCCGCTTTCGCCATACCCTAATGTGAGTTTTTGttttcataaatatttttgCATGGTATCGTTCATCCATACACGTCACGTGTGTTGTTTTTTGTTTGTGATTGTAGTATCCTGA